One Littorina saxatilis isolate snail1 linkage group LG10, US_GU_Lsax_2.0, whole genome shotgun sequence DNA window includes the following coding sequences:
- the LOC138978957 gene encoding leucine-rich repeat-containing protein 24-like, with amino-acid sequence MASSVWTVLVLLCTLCCRCGARFSREVLPTVKAAPLLPPPQPCFVSCRCDRHGNIHCSANKTFVQFVPAFNRFLLNSSAGLDSRVHLETSSTSLPPFLPHLPAVRYLSLAHNSISKVQNDALTGMRLRELNLSHNAIRTIEPQAFQHLVDLLRLDLSHNHLSTVSKIVLSDLPQLEVLDLQWNQLLYFPLHTLGKLPRLQVLLLGNNRLTYLMPGALVSLPLLQVLGLEDNRLESFELDVVTEAAGLRELDVSGNPFHCSCALGGLRGVLKSTTVTLAHSDRTACATPVMLRHRLVQAVIFGLGNCSLPKANPNYDSEDVLYVTDVEVSCDIEGDPKPAVVWVTPWGDRFADRSHWSRLEAVCESCEQQRRYHGIGIALESTVTVGGGGRSLTITNFRSFFNGNITCEAFNYLGNDTAVRRVQVYSPLKGHMYRSIMVGGFCAAAFLCVGLIVGSVKLIVLACRKRFSKPKDISRTPVSVTDIFSPEDKNNSLSENRENSDDFFFDFDPPETPFSTPTASSPPDSPDKIHTPREEDDTVSPTWNIMDSMDEVRWRLRYGVGRKMQTVKRNVSAIRETSRRNVNAIKESGSVYVHNIMESGSTAALKMRAGVVMGVETVKYHMQSIKEFCGTGDMGSQTISMISVETNLDTNETREIIKTVTLV; translated from the coding sequence ATGGCGAGTTCAGTGTGGACGGTCTTGGTGCTGCTGTGCACGCTGTGTTGCCGGTGTGGGGCTAGGTTCAGCAGAGAGGTGCTACCCACAGTGAAGGCAGCACCTCTGCTCCCTCCCCCACAACCCTGCTTTGTGTCCTGCAGGTGTGATCGTCATGGCAACATCCACTGCTCTGCCAACAAGACCTTTGTCCAGTTTGTGCCAGCTTTCAACCGGTTCTTGCTCAACTCTAGTGCTGGGTTGGATTCACGGGTCCATCTTGAGACCAGCTCAACCAGCCTGCCCCCCTTCCTGCCCCACCTCCCCGCCGTGCGCTACCTCAGTCTGGCCCATAACTCCATCAGCAAGGTGCAGAACGACGCTCTGACAGGGATGCGACTTCGCGAACTCAACCTGAGTCACAACGCCATTCGTACCATAGAGCCGCAGGCGTTTCAACATCTAGTTGATTTACTTAGGTTGGACCTTAGCCACAACCACCTCAGCACAGTGTCTAAGATTGTGCTCTCGGACCTCCCCCAGCTGGAGGTGTTAGATCTGCAGTGGAACCAGCTTCTCTACTTCCCCCTCCACACGCTCGGCAAGCTGCCGCGTCTGCAGGTCTTGTTGCTTGGCAACAACAGACTGACTTACCTGATGCCGGGCGCGCTGGTCAGCCTGCCCTTGCTGCAGGTGCTGGGTTTGGAGGACAACCGGCTGGAGTCGTTTGAACTGGACGTGGTGACTGAGGCGGCCGGTCTGAGAGAGCTGGACGTGTCGGGCAATCCCTTCCACTGCTCCTGTGCCCTGGGCGGCCTGAGGGGCGTGTTGAAGAGCACAACGGTCACTCTGGCGCACTCTGACCGCACGGCATGCGCTACCCCCGTCATGCTGCGCCACAGGCTGGTTCAGGCCGTCATCTTTGGCCTGGGAAACTGCTCCCTTCCCAAAGCTAACCCCAACTATGATTCTGAGGACGTTCTGTATGTGACGGACGTTGAGGTCAGCTGTGACATCGAGGGCGACCCCAAGCCCGCTGTGGTGTGGGTGACACCGTGGGGTGACCGGTTCGCTGACCGGTCCCACTGGTCAAGACTGGAGGCGGTGTGTGAGTCGTGTGAACAGCAGCGGCGCTATCACGGCATAGGCATCGCCCTGGAATCCACGGTGACAGTGGGCGGGGGTGGCCGCAGTCTCACCATCACCAACTTCCGCAGCTTCTTCAACGGCAACATTACCTGTGAGGCCTTCAACTACCTGGGCAACGACACGGCCGTGCGCCGGGTGCAGGTGTACTCGCCGCTCAAGGGCCACATGTACCGCAGCATCATGGTGGGCGGGTTCTGTGCGGCCGCCTTTCTGTGCGTGGGTCTCATCGTGGGCAGCGTCAAGCTGATCGTGCTGGCCTGCAGGAAGAGATTCAGCAAGCCCAAGGACATCAGCAGGACGCCTGTCAGTGTCACCGACATCTTCTCCCCGGAGGATAAGAACAACAGTCTGTCGGAGAACAGGGAAAACAGCGACGACTTCTTCTTCGACTTCGACCCCCCGGAAACCCCCTTCTCCACCCCCACGGCCAGCAGCCCCCCCGACTCCCCCGACAAGATCCACACGCCCCGGGAGGAGGACGACACGGTGTCGCCCACCTGGAACATCATGGACTCCATGGACGAGGTCCGCTGGCGGCTCCGCTACGGCGTGGGGCGCAAGATGCAGACGGTGAAACGCAACGTCTCCGCCATCAGGGAGACCAGTCGCCGCAACGTCAACGCGATCAAGGAGTCGGGCAGCGTGTACGTGCACAACATCATGGAGTCCGGCTCCACGGCCGCGCTCAAGATGAGGGCGGGGGTGGTGATGGGGGTGGAGACAGTCAAGTACCACATGCAGTCCATCAAGGAGTTCTGTGGCACCGGCGACATGGGCAGCCAGACCATCTCCATGATTTCCGTGGAAACCAACCTGGACACCAACGAGACGCGCGAGATCATAAAAACAGTCACCCTTGTCTGA